A window from Citrus sinensis cultivar Valencia sweet orange chromosome 3, DVS_A1.0, whole genome shotgun sequence encodes these proteins:
- the LOC102611650 gene encoding glutathione reductase, chloroplastic has product MATSVTTPKLTTTFYNRLPITVPLSSHFLSLQNTLTPFSHNCFSLLYFQCRRRHVAARAKSDNGAELPSHYDFDLFTIGAGSGGVRASRFAANFGASVAICELPFSTISSETTGGVGGTCVLRGCVPKKLLVYASKFSHEFDESNGFGWKYGTEPQHDWSTLIANKNAELQRLTGIYKNILINAGITLIEGRGKIVDPHTVDVDGKLYSARHILISVGGRPFIPDIPGSEYAIDSDAALDLPSKPEKIAIVGGGYIALEFAGIFSGLTSEVHVFIRQKKVLRGFDEDIRDFVAEQMSLRGIEFHTEESPQAILKSTDGSLSVKTNKGTVDGFSHVMFATGRRPNTKNLGLEKVGVKMTKNGAIEVDEYSGTAVPSIWAVGDVTDRINLTPVALMEGGALAKTLFQAEPTKPDYSAVPSAVFSQPPIGQVGLSEEQAIQEYGDIDVFTANFRPLKATLSGLPDRIFMKLVLCAKTNKVLGLHMCGEDAPEIVQGFAVAVKAGLTKADFDATVGVHPTAAEEFVTLRTPTRKIRKSPPSEGMTGPEVKAAAGV; this is encoded by the exons atggCAACTTCTGTTACAACTCCAAAGCTCACAACAACCTTCTATAACAGACTACCAATTACAGTCCCACTCTCTTCTCACTTTCTTTCGCTACAAAATACCCTAACTCCATTCTCTCACAATTGCTTCTCgcttctttattttcaatgCCGACGCCGCCACGTTGCGGCTCGAGCCAAGTCTGATAATGGAGCTGAGCTGCCGAGCCACTACGACTTTGACCTCTTCACTATCGGTGCCGGCAGCGGTGGCGTCCGCGCCTCCCGTTTTGCTGCCAATTTTGGCGCTTCTGTGGCCATTTGTGAACTTCCATTTTCCACCATTTCTTCCGAAACCACGGGCGGCGTTGGCGGCAC GTGTGTACTTCGTGGATGTGTGCCAAAGAAGCTTTTGGTGTACGCGTCAAAATTTTCTCATGAATTCGATGAGAGTAATGGTTTTGGATGGAAATATGGGACGGAACCGCAGCATGATTGGAGCACTTTGATTGCTAACAAAAATGCTGAGTTGCAGCGCCTTACCGGTATCTACAAGAACATTCTAATCAATGCTGGCATTACCTTAATTGAAGGTCGTGGAAAG ATTGTGGACCCACACACTGTTGATGTGGATGGGAAACTGTATTCAGCTAGGCACATACTGATTTCGGTTGGGGGACGGCCCTTCATTCCTGACATTCCTGGCAGTGAATATGCAATAGATTCTGATGCTGCCCTTGATTTGCCCTCGAAGCCTGAGAAAATTGCAATTGTTGGTGGTGGATACATTGCCTTGGAATTTGCTGGCATCTTCAGTGGTCTAACAAGTGAGGTCCACGTATTTATACGGCAGAAGAAAGTTTTAAGGGGTTTCGATGAAGAT ATACGAGATTTTGTTGCTGAACAGATGTCTCTGAGAGGAATTGAGTTTCACACTGAGGAGTCACCTCAGGCTATCCTGAAATCAACAGACGGTTCACTATCTGTGAAGACTAATAAAGGAACAGTTGATGGCTTCTCTCATGTAATGTTTGCAACTGGACGCAGGCCTAATACAAAG AACTTAGGTTTGGAGAAAGTGGGGGTCAAAATGACCAAGAATGGAGCTATAGAG GTTGATGAATATTCCGGTACAGCAGTTCCTTCCATTTGGGCAGTTGGAGATGTTACAGACAGAATAAATTTGACTCCAGTGGCTTTAATGGAGGGAGGGGCCCTAGCAAAAACTTTGTTTCAGGCTGAGCCAACAAAACCTGATTACAG CGCTGTTCCATCTGCAGTCTTTTCTCAGCCACCAATTGGACAAGTTGGTCTTTCTGAAGAACAG GCTATACAAGAATATGGCGACATTGATGTCTTCACAGCAAATTTCAGACCACTAAAAGCTACTCTCTCTGGGCTTCCAGACAGGATCTTCATGAAACTTGTTTTATGTGCAAAGACGAACAAAGTTCTGGGTTTGCACATGTGTGGAGAAGATGCACCTGAAATTGTGCAG GGATTTGCTGTTGCTGTCAAAGCTGGTCTGACTAAGGCAGACTTTGATGCCACAGTGGGTGTTCATCCAACGGCAGCGGAGGAGTTTGTCACATTGAGGACGCCTACTCGGAAGATCAGAAAGAGCCCTCCGTCTGAG GGAATGACTGGTCCTGAGGTTAAGGCTGCAGCAGGAGTTTAG